The Thermoanaerobacterium sp. PSU-2 genome window below encodes:
- the ytaF gene encoding sporulation membrane protein YtaF: MHFIYSLFIALANNVDNISVRIAYSIRGIKITAVKNLWISLITFIISSIAAISGNIISGVLSKHISSILSMILFISIGLWIAIEPYFKKNSDSHYDIDDKTKNIYDILKKPEEADVDDSKDIDFKEATFLGIALSINNIGGGLSAGMIGLNSFFIGFLSALISFIALWIGNYVTDFLNRWNFRKKATVIAGLILILIGIKQII, translated from the coding sequence TATCTATTCACTGTTCATCGCTTTAGCCAATAATGTAGACAATATAAGCGTTAGAATAGCCTACAGCATAAGAGGAATTAAAATCACTGCGGTTAAAAATTTGTGGATATCCCTAATAACATTTATAATATCATCCATCGCCGCCATCTCTGGCAATATAATATCTGGAGTACTTAGTAAGCACATAAGCTCCATATTAAGCATGATTCTCTTTATCTCTATAGGACTTTGGATAGCAATTGAGCCGTATTTCAAAAAAAATAGCGATAGCCATTATGATATAGACGATAAAACGAAAAACATATACGACATATTGAAAAAGCCTGAGGAAGCCGATGTAGATGATTCTAAAGACATTGACTTTAAAGAAGCTACATTTCTCGGCATCGCCTTATCTATAAACAATATCGGAGGCGGATTAAGCGCTGGCATGATAGGCCTCAACTCTTTTTTTATAGGATTTCTGTCTGCTCTTATAAGTTTCATTGCCTTGTGGATTGGAAACTATGTGACAGACTTTTTAAATAGATGGAACTTTAGAAAAAAAGCAACAGTGATTGCTGGACTGATATTGATACTTATAGGCATAAAACAGATAATATAA